The Gossypium hirsutum isolate 1008001.06 chromosome A03, Gossypium_hirsutum_v2.1, whole genome shotgun sequence genome contains the following window.
ctatcgtcaactgaataaagtgacgataaagaacaaatatccgttactgcgtatcgatgatttgttcgaccaactgaagggagcctcagtgttctcaaaaatagatttgagatcgggctattatcagttgcgaattcgagattcggacatacccaaaactgccttcagaacgagatatggtcactacgaattcttagtgatgccgtttgggctcactaatgcccctgcggtatttatggatttgatgaatcggatcttcagaccatatttggatcggttcgtagttgtgttcattgatgacatcctggtctattcaagagatgagaccgaacatgctgagcacctgagactagtgttgcaaattttgccagataagcagttatatgctaagttcagtaagtgtgagttctggttaagagaggttagcttcttgggtcatgtggtatccgcatcgggtattcgagttgacccgagcaaaatttcagccatacttaactggaagcctccaagaaatattaccgaagttcggagcttcctggggctcgccggttattaccgacgatttttcaaaggtttctcgatgatagccacaccaatgacgaagctacttcaaaaggatgttaagttcgaatggacggagaaatgtcagaaaagttttgatcaactaaaaacttatttgactgaagctccaattttaatgcaacccgaatcaggcaaagagtttgtcatttatagtgacgcatccctacttgggttgggttgcgtattgatgcaagaaggtcgagtggtggcctatgcgtcgagacaattaaagccacatgagaaaaattatccgacccatgatcttgaactagctgccatcgtatttgctttaaaaatatgacgacattacttatttggtgaaaagtgccatgtattttcggatcacaaaagtctcaaatatttgatgactcaaagagacttaaatctgcgacaaagacgttggcttgagttgttgaaagattacgagcttgtcattgattactacccgggaaaggctaatgtggttgcggacgccttaagccggaaatcattgtttgctttacgagcgatgaatgtgcacttgtctgttctacccgacaatgtgttagtagctgaattaaaagccaaaccattattgattcatcaaattcgtgaagcccagaaagttgatgatgaattggttgcaaaacgggctgagtgtgctccgaacaaggaatcggagtttcaaattgatgatgatgattgtttgaggttcagaagtcgtttgtgtgttccaaggaattcggaactcattttgatgattctgaacgaagcccattgtagccgaatgtcaattcacctggggagtacgaaaatgtacaacgatttgaaacgttggttttggtggcatggtataaaacgagacatctctgactttgtttcgagatgtttaatatgtcaacaagtgaaagcgaaacatcaagtgccttcaggattacttcagccgatcatgatacccgagtggaaatgggatcgagtcacaatggactttgtgtccggactgccattgtcagcaagtaagaaggatgcaatttgggttgttgttgatagactgactaagtcggctcactttatccccgtgcgtacggatttttcattggataaactagccgaattgtatgtttctcagattgtgagattacacggggtacctatttctatcgtgtcggatagagatccgagattcacctcgcgattttggaggaaattgcaagaagctttgggtaccaagctgcattttagcactgcttttcatccccaaaccgatggtcaatctgagcggataattcagatacttgaggatatgttgagatgttgcatcctcgagttcagtagttcatgggaacggtatttacctttgattgaattcgcttacaacaatagttttcaatcaagtattaagatggcaccttacgaggctttgtacggtcgtaaatgccgtacaccattgttttggaccgagctcggtgaaagtaaaattttcggagttgatttgattaaggatgccgaacagaaagtaaaggtaatccgtgaaagtctgaaagcagccacagatcgtcaaaaatcgtatgcggatttgaaacgaaaagacattgaatatcaggtgggagataaagtgtttcttaaagtttctccttggaaaaaggtactcagatttggccgtaacggcaagttgagcccgagattcattgggccgtacgaaatctccgaacgagttggtccggttgcgtatagattgattttgccccctgaacttgaaaagattcacgatgtctttcatgtttcgatgcttcgacgttatagatccgatccgtcacatgtgattaatccctcagaagttgaaattcaatctgacttgagttatgaagaagaaccgattcgtatcctagctcgtgtagtgaaagagttgcgaaacaaaagggttccgttagttaaggtgttatggctcaaacacgggatcgaggaagctacttgggaaaccgagagctcgatgaaagaacgatacccaaacctatttaccggtaagattttcggggacgaaaatttcttaagtgggggagagttgtgacagcccaaaattgaccctagtcgagaagtggtttcgggaccgctaaaccgagtcaccgaaatgtttgaatgtgatatttattgtctagaatatgtaattatgaatgtgtgaaaatttcaagcttcaatttagtcgattgcatgtgaatttagtcaataggacttatgtgcgacatttttgaaatgtgataggtcgaagcataaggacctattagagcatgaaataaaaaggggggacttgcatgtcaaattccccccctaactagtagtggccggccatgacaagcatggtagaccaagtgtgatgggcaagacatgtcatagacatgttgtgttggtgcatcatgggtggaaaaaaataaaataaggagcatgggcataaaataatgaaagggaatatgatgaaaacaaaaaaaaagtgtgtagttgtttccccccccattgccgtgagttaaagaaaagaaaagagaaaattttgttcatcctttttcatcttcatttggccgaaaattcaaaggaaggaggaaggagttcttgcttcatgtttggtttggaagaggattaggaggaggtttggccatacttgtatctagatcaaggtatgtttgaggttgtgtcatgagattcatgcatgtttctagttgctagcttgagttctaattatcccatggttcaaatctttgctatgtcatggggatgatattcggcctaggtagattttgtgttaatgccattgcatgctaaatatgaagcttgttaatgatgcatgtgatggtggattgatgattcttgaatcttctttttagcatttttgagtgagcacatatgtgcattggttgctagatggagaagaatcggctagcaagttgtgtgctaaggccgaatataatttttgtatattaatgagtaatgcatgtgttaaattgatggaaagggagaggattctttactagtgtatatatgtgtgtattagccaagttttgaacttgaaacaaaagggtgtttagtcaatacaagtgaccatacttgtagaatgtattaagtgttgaaatcggccccaacatagacatgcatattcggccataggaaggagattggtgttgcatgtattcggttagaggcaagcatattgatgcttttgtcttggcttagaaaattcggccaagggggaaaaattagctaaaatgttgagtttgattcatgattccgtacatatgtgactttaatgtctaatgtataaaaatgggctaagtgccttgtgttcctctttccgatgctcaaatgattaaatcaatttatttgtttaattaagctcaagagcaaaggggaactaaatccgataaagggaaggaaaaagtggtcgaatagctatcggaatcgttcgacaacacccgaggtaagttcttgagtaaaagagcttaaattatgatttgattagatcatgttttaagcaaaccaaaatcatgctctttgtgtggctattgagccgaaattgcaagaatgataaatgtcttgtgtttgagttttactaacgaaaacgaaatacgaatgtgccatgatttattgttaaatgtgcatggttatttgaatgatgtccgggctaagtcccgaaggctttgtgctaagtgaccatatccggactaagatccgaaggcatttgtgcgagatactaattccgggctaagcccgaaggcatttgtgcgagttactaaatccgggttaagtcccgaaggcaattgtgcgagttactataaccgggctatgtcccgaaggcatttgaacgagtagctatatccggttaaattccgaaggtacgtgatttgggaatgaatgatcttgctgtaaaaatttcagtaaatactctagaaacatcccaacattgaggtatgtttcgtatgtgcttgaatttagttgagcccttacaaataagtagtcgctcagttgataaacgagctaccggcctttggctaagttgatcttttgtgtatgtacataagggttggtaatgtgaagcaagtatgatatcgtaaatttgtgcatatgaaattattcgtttagctatatgaatgctatacttttgctgtgctggaattccttgctcaaaacttactaagcataaattgcttactccgtttctttgatcctctattttatagattttggttctccagctatcggactcgggattttgaagtcgaagtcgcccacactgtcaaagcccccttttggtacaattttggttgaacttcgaaatggcatgtataggactacccgtttgttgtgggtcatggaccctttggacttgtataattttggatagccatgcgaaaatgggttatatatgtttgagtgtaatgttataatcatttggtatggatatggttattgagaggtgtggataggcttgacaaggattggccatgggaatggttaatcactatcataaattgtgctacttatgcaaaaagggctagttgaatcatggaaactatgaaataggtaaagtctaccttaaaggcagatgctgacagcagcagtgatgtagatttggaaattcactaaaaatagtaggaatggaattaaatagtgaataaattatgtaaacgaaccttgatgaatctattttcataggaaagtaacaaaacaatcatacggacagtatgctaagagatattcaggttctcgtgagacagggccagaacggtttctggatttcctgttccgactttggaaattcattataaattaaccagagacaattaggagtcaagccatatatgtatagattcctctctgagtctagtttctatagaaacaatcggcattagtattgaaacccagtacagggagatatccaagtcgtaatgcgcaaaggtcagggtagtcaatccctgtaacatgggagattttgactaataaactgtactaattggcccaaccaaaaattctagaaaaaaatatgtagatgggcatatgagtctagtttcagggaaaatttacataactggattccgagtttcggaactcaagatataatttttaaagcgactattacgcagattggcagtatctggaaaatttttaaagtttgttaacacctcgtgttcgactccggtaacggtctcgggttcggggtgttacattcttcaTCCTTAAGAATAGTTTCCTTAAGACTTTCAAGTGCTCGCTCTCTATTtgggattttgcaatcatataaTCGACATAAACCTCATTTtatttgtgcatcatatcatgaaacaaagtcaccatggctctttgatTGTTGCTCTTGCATTtttcagcccaaatggcatcactttataacaaaatgtTCCCCAAGTTGTTACGAATGTCGTCGTCTCCATATCTGCAGTATACATCTTTATCTAGTTATATCTAGAGAAACTGTCTATGAAAGAGAATAGGGAATGACCTGTCCTATTATCCACTAAGGTATCGATGTGGGCAATGGGAAATTGTCCTTCGGGCTGGCCTTATTTAAATCCCGATAATCTACACACACTTGCACTTTTTCATATTTCTTAGAGCGGatactatattggctacccacttTGAATATTTGACCACTTGTAGGAAACCAGCATCAAACTgtttcttgacctcttcttttatcttcAATAGTAAGTCAGACGTCATCCTTCAAAGTTTCTGCTgaatggaaacacaaaaatatacaaaCTTTTTCGTGCcctttttaattcaaattcatgcaagttcagtaaaattcttgttgaaaaatatataattattataaaataattagtttgtacttaaattattaaaataatgaactttaattaattttgaataattttggttattttttatagattttcaCAAAAGGTGAAAATGGCTCGGCAAACACTGCTAGAAGCGCAAAACCGAGAAATaatttttgaagcatcaaggcgaattaatttttaagcctaagacggtccaaattatgtgtattaattcataataaaattaattttaatttatatctaatttaatatgggttaaataaattattattaattaattatgaaaagtggcccggttgagctgaaccgagaaaaccaAACCGACCGAGTATcgggcagcccaaaaccgtcccacatgctgacccaatcagcttgatTAGCTGATTAATTAGCTTTCAAAATGACCCTTGAAGACTTTTTCAAATTGCAAATAACCCCCCCATTGTTTATGCCTTtttagatttgcccctaccttaatatagcaagtttgaaaacttcaaacttgccacatgtgtggccagacaagggagggctctttggctgttgattttggctatttttagcacTCCTCTCAACCTATTAAACCCCCTCTGGCTGCTCATTTCAAACACACCTCAACTTTTTcatctcttctcttctctctcaattTTCCCTCTTCATTTCccatccatttttctttattctcttaCCAATTTCACCTCTCAAAAAAGAGTCATTCATCCACCACTTGGAGCTCATTAAAGTGTTCGTAGCAGCCTTGGTTTGACAAGAGCAAGCAAAGAAGGAAGAGTGGAGTAAACCAGTCAAGCCATgaagaaacaccggatttgattcttgttccctatccttttaatttttgttgttgttatgatgagcATGTCTacgaatatttgtgatgttgaaatgtttaatttaattgatatggcttgaatttaattcatgttaggttgattgcatttcatctacttaatttattaaaattgtgtttgtttgttataggcctcggtaagatgtttgattaagtaaaaccatgactaaattattcttgcattacaattgtaaggtaactaatgaattaattatttaaacggattgaaattgtaattaattaacacgatacttaatcaatgcatgtttaatcatctaaggtagctgaggattaaattagcaatggtatctaatgatacatttgccttgcataacttgcaagattattgtgattaaattgtttcaaggtagaaatacattgttacctcacgtaatctgtTATGTGCTTataagattgaattaattgtttgaattggcatagagatatgtacaagagattattttaactTCATAAGTAtttatgtgcattaacacatttgcctattaaaatttgtttaatcagttgaattgacatagagatatagtcaagaaatgaatggattttggtaggttagtatgttcataagttagcaaattactgagttgccttgaatttattcgtaacaacataaatatgagtttaataattctaagttaaaaaatgtaattaatctaacacagttatgtcatcttgattaaaataatctttttgaaatcgtgcataggaactttattttactttatttattttactttgttaaaattttagtttttaatcacctcttcaaatcaaaatatttttcttcaccagaaattattcttttcatagtccctgtgggtacgataactcaacatttacttgtcattttattacttgttgcgattgtgtacacttgcacatttccgtcgttccaagtttttggcgtcattgctggggactgttttaaaaaagtcattatttgtgaatttgttagttttgcattttggtttatttttctgttcaatttgaacttaattaatttttctttgattattttaggtgtttatgagtattgaccgaattatcgatttactccctttagaccctgagattgaacgACTTTTtgacagcgaagaagacaagcaagttaGAGAAGGACTAAAGAGATGAACCTCAAAAATttgaatcaaggaaacggagcagACTCGAAATAAGCAAGTCAGAGCTTTAAGAAAGTATGTCGTACTAgttttcatgatcttaatccgggTATTAAGAGACCAAAAATTGAGGCATAGcaattcgagctgaagccagtcatgttccaaatgctttagacagtgggccaattccgtggaatgcctactgaagatcctcatcttcacttaagtcagtttatggaggtgagcgattctttcaagttagctagagtacccgaagatgcattacgataagctattcccatattcgctaagggACATAGCTCGAGCCTAGTTGAATTGattgccaccaaattcaatttccacatggcaagagttagcataTATGTTACACCCTAAACCTGGCCAAAACATTATTgtcgaatctggcggtgtcacttGATAGGGTGATTGAAAACAAAGTTGATGATAAAACCATTTCCATTTTATTAACATTTCATTAACTTAGAATAACGCATGTCCATTGATTTGTCTCAAACGTATCTTTTTAGCAAAAGCTTTGGAAGCCactcatttttaaataaaatcattcattttatggaaaaccTTAGTTTTTGGAAAATTcgtattttgttaaaatttccaaagttgaagcaaaacaatccataaagtccaactacataaaaataccccaataaaaaataaaaccataaacgAAAGTAAGCAATTTAAAATACGTGTGGCCACCattgagtcctccgctgcaccgaacCGTCAAGTgtagggattacctgtatagattaacaggaaggggtgagtttacgtaaactcaatgtgtaatccccacagaaaacatgcatacagtcaatcataacaaacaatcaaatgCAGTCTGGGCCTAAACCCATTTCAGGTCAGTGTCAAATATAgattagggctttagcccatcacagtaactGTAATGCAAACAGTAATCAGTGAACAAAGTCCTAcccaccaacctctacacactatatccgtccatccctacactatatgtggggtttaaaaaacccacccatccctacactccaagtagtaccaaaTGTGGTACATAAtcagtaatttgcagctgagctgccagatcataggcttaagagcctttcagtacacttcctccaatagcAACAACcaaacccaatgcaatgcaacatacaatataTGACATGCTAATACATGAATATCAGTTATACATACGGTTCAGtattcattcatataatcatcatgCACAGTACATACATCATACATACAGTTCAAGCATTTAAGGGTGTAAATAGTGCTTACTGACCCTACAAAaggttcacagttgacttgggcgacccTGCAACCCTAGAACACATTTTAGttaaatggcctcacacacccatgtggcctgcccgtgtgggcccacatgctcgtttGACCCATACGACCCAACTTGGCCTTGGCCGTATAGATCATACGACCCAGCCCAGaatcccacacgcctgtgtggactacccgtgtgggcccatactCCCGTGTGGCCCCTACGGCCCAAATCAGTCTAGCTCGTGTGTCGCACAAGGCCTACTtggccatcacacggccgtgtcttgctCTCATGGCCTGGCCTCGTCAATCAAATGCCCGTGTTATGGCACAAAACCTataacacggccgtgtggcatcgatagaaaagttttcagcttttaccgaaAATGCATTTTCTTGCGATTCAGGTACCCACATGTTTCGATTTTTGACACAACAACCCACTCGATATCACCAGAGCCTACAATTCACCAATTATCCCAAATTAATTGCCTAAAACGATAAATTAATTCGAACTCCCTCGAACAAATCAAGTTACAATTCAAATACTCAAGGCTTACCCGAATTCTTGAACGCCTCCTACTAAGACTCCACGAGAGGTAGATCCACTCCTTCATGATTTGCTGTTGAGCAGAACAAAATTTTAATCCCACGAAAAGATTTGAGAATAAAACATAGATTTTAACATTTTACTCTCACGAACTAACACTATCAAACCCAAATCATAGTTAAAGGAAATATAACTCCGCTTACCAACTGATTAAAGAACAAGAAACCTTAGAATAACGATTTATTGCAGGATTCACAATttgaattaaaacattaaaagaaagtttaacgaaaaagaaaagaaaaaccgaAGAGAAGAAGATTTTTCTATATCAAAAGCTTTTGGGAATTTTGgagaagagagaaagataacCACCAAAATTAAGATTATGCTCCCATATCCCTAAATTTCCTCAATTAACCACCCATTAGCATCCGCTACTCAGAATTTCAATTTAACTTGAACTTTACCACATGCCACACGCCTCAAGAGAAAATAATTCCCTTGCTCGCTCAGGGActcaaacacaggacctccagCCCACTAACattccacttaaccaccagatcagcaagcccattctgttaTATACCTACAACCAATTAAATTTAAACCCTTTGagcaaggttaaggctttattcagaaaaagacaaaaattcaCCTAagataaggcttgaacttgggacctcccacacatatctagaacacttaaccactaaaaaaGATACCCATTTTGTCacattttaatagaaacaaaaataagaattttggggcattacaattctacccttttaaaagaaaatttcggcctaaaaatttacctgatcagaacagatgaggatactggtGACGTATTGCATcccaggctcccacgtggcctcctcggTGCTATGATTCTACCACAGCACATTCACTAATAGGATAGACTTCTTCCAAATAACCTTTACATCGCGATCCAGAAACTGAATCGGCTCCTCCTTGAAAGTTAGAGCTGGCCTAACATCAATCTCCTCATCAGGGACAATATAAGTAGGACCAGAACGGTAatgcctcaacatcgagacgtgaaacacgtcatgaataGGTCTAGCTCAGGAGGTAACTGCAATTGATAggtgataaatcgtaatttatacatatttttaccccatgcttaacacattttatggatgatttctccttagaattggtgaattcgatgctcctaatgccttaatttcatgttttatacttaggcgagcataggagaacaaaaggaacgagaaacgggctaaaaacagagaaaatgggccaacttACAAAAttaacacagcctggacttcctcacacgggcagaccacatgaccgagtcaatttggcagaatcgaagcacgactcacatgggtaTAACACACGCCaatgccattctaacaggctagagcacggcctgaagtaatcgcacacgggcatgtctctgccgagcccaagtatagtccaattcgaaaaaggccaattttgagggttcttaggcattccaaaacctataaatacaccctagaggaggaggaaaaaagaGACACATggagaaggaggcagggaactgctcaagaaagtcgattgatccatcttagaagccagattcatcatcaagactgaagatctccgctcaatttcccttcaggagttttgggttttctttatgttttgtattcattattcttctgagatgttttcctttgtagttatgaactaaatcccctaaatacctaagaggaatgaaacctaagacgaatcttgttattattttctgaattgtatgataaatatttgacttgttcttaattatgtgttcttaattcttgttttgatattccaggatattgattcaagttaagctcttattcagaggaggaatagaccctgtctaagagtacatttgtcataattaagcggagttggttgcactctagagatagggtgagaagatttttccagattagggtgaaacctaataaggggatccatagatctagTTAATGCAATCCTAGGGAGttattagaaagagatttcaattattcaacctagggttagacattgttagtctcgagagggataataatataacttagggatttctacggatcaagtcaaatgaataaatcatcgattcagagtcaaataacaagtgaagtctaggtagatttttccttaggtattgtctcaatcaatcgagttttccaaaagtcATTCCCCAATTatattttctgtgatttcttagtttagttaattagttagttaaaacaaaccgcattattcttaggctagataataagaagatagtcattactagtgcttttagttcctttgagttcgacaatccagtcttgttaaaactatactactattcgataggtacacttaccttgatcgtgataatagttagtttcaagaacgattcattataaatttataaaacttatcacacgaATATCACGATCAATAACGACTGGTCCAACTCGCTTTAGAACTCGGTAAgtcccaataaacctagggctcaacttgcccttatgatcgaacctcagaaccttcttccatggcgagaccttatgAAAAACGAAGCcctcacagaatactcaatctcactCCTTTTTAGCTCAGCATACGAATTTTGTCCATCAGAATCTACCTTCAGACAATCTCTAATTAGTcgaaccttatcctcagtctcggaaaccatttcaggacccaaaactcgaCATTcgcctaactcagtccaacacaaagaAGTACGACACTTGTGACCATACagagccttgtaaggtgccatttgaatacttgattggaagctattattgtaggcgaactcagatAACAacaaataatcctcccaactgccctgaaaatcaataacacaactcctcaacatatcctctagtatctgaatcaccttctcagattgaccatcggtctgaggatggaacgcaataCTAAAGTCCAATCTCAAAGCTAGAGCCTCATGAAACTTTTCTTAGAactgagacgtgaagcgaggatccctataaGAAATGATGGAAACCGGTACCCCacgcagtctcactatctcagagaTGTAGAGCTTCGCCAACTTCTGAAAAGAACAGTCGGTCCTAACTGGAACGAAGTGTGTAGATTTGGTCAGTCGGTCCACGATGATGCAgacaaaatccttcttagtgggtgtcaagggcaacccattAACAAAGTCTATCATTACTCTGTCCCACTTCTATAGCAGAATCTTAACCGGCtgcagcaaacccgaaggcaactgatgctcagccttaacctccTGGCATGTCAGACATCGTGCCACAAAATTAGtaacctctcgcttcaatcctggccaccaatacagcaCTCAAAGATCTTGGTACATCTTATTCCTACCAGGGTGCATAACGTAAGGGCTACTAAGCGCTTCTCTAAGTATAGACTGTCTCAAATCAATATCATTCGGCACATATATCCGGCCTCGGAAACACAATACATCCTCagagttcaacccaaaat
Protein-coding sequences here:
- the LOC107887827 gene encoding uncharacterized protein, with the protein product MAPYKALYGHKCRTSLCWTELGECRVLGPEMVSETEDKVRLIRDCLKVDSDGQNSYAELKRSEIEYSVRASFFIRSRHGRRPIHDVFHVSMLRHYRSGPTYIVPDEEIDVRPALTFKEEPIQFLDRDVKVIWKKSILLVNVLW